The genomic DNA CAtttaggagtttttcctgatccgatgtgaggtcaaaggtcagggatgtcgtatgtgtacagattgtaaagccctctgaggggagtttgtgatttgtgatattgggctatacaaaataaactgaattgaattgaattaacgtggagttaaagacACTGAAGATGAAGTgataaaccacacacacataactggTTTCTGTAGCCATGGCAACACACTGGATcgcctcatgtgtgtgtgtgtgtgtgtgtgtgtgtgtgtgtatatgtgtgtgggtgtgtgggtgtgtgcgctCAGAAGTAGTATTTTGAACACTGAACTTTTAtgttcatgtctgtgtgtgtgtataataataatactttattaatatatatatactgtatataaatacatggatatacacagtatatatatatatatgtattaatatatcatCTCAgaattatatgtaaatataattagCTTAAATAAAATGCAACGATAAACAGGAATACAAAATGTCCAACAGACACAGTGTCTGGaggtgtatgtgtatgtgtgtgtgttgcaactCTTATCTCTCAGCCatcactgttgccatggaaactgcATAATGAGCCTGATGGCGTAGGACATAAGGCAGCAAGTGAGTATATGCGTCCGTGTGTCCATGTgcgagagtttgtgtgtgtgtgtttgtgcgtgagtgtgtgtgtgtgtgtttgtgcgtgagtgtgtgtgtgtgtgtttgtgcgtgagtgtgtgtgtgtgtttgtgcgtgagtgtgcacacgtgagtctgtgtgtgggtgtgtgtgcttgagtgtgtgcatgcgtgtgtgcgcgagagtgtgtgtgtgtgtgtgtgcgtgagtctgtgtgtgtgcgtgagtctgtgtgtttgtgaggtgtgtgtgtgagtgcgtatgtgtgtgttggaggtaAGTTATGTATTCATAACATCAGATATGGTTTTTGTAGCAGGTTTCCccgttacccggtgagtctcggacgtaacagaggcagcaacacggcTTGATGTTTGTTCCAATATACTTTTATTGTTAGGCAGTTTGGGTTAACCtcagcagggttagggttaacctcagcagggttagggttaacctcaGCAAGGTTAGGATTAACCTCAGCAAGGTTAGGATTAACCtcagcagggttagggttaacctcagcagggttagggttaacctcagcaaggttaggattaacctcagcagggttagggttaacctcaGAAAGGTTAGGATTAACCTCAGCAGGGTTAGGATTAACCTcagtagggttagggttaacctcagcagggttagggttaacctcagcaaggttaggattaacctcagcagggttagggttaacctcaGCAAGGTTAGGATTAACCTCAGCAAGGTTAGGGTTAACCtcagcagggttagggttaacctcagcaaggttagggttaacctcagcaaggttaggattaacctcagcagggttagggttaacctcagcagggttagggttaacctcagcaaggttaggattaacctcagcagggttagggttaacctcagcaaggttaggattaacctcagcagggttagggttaacctcagcaaggttaggattaacctcagcagggttagggttaacctcagcaaggttaggattaacctcagcagggttagggttaacctcagcaaggttaggattaacctcagcagggttagggttaacctcaGCAAGGTTAGGATTAACCTCAGCAGGGTTAGGATTAACCTCAGCAAGGTTACAGTTAACCtcagcagggttagggttaacctcaGCAAGGTTAGGATTAACCTCAGCAAGGTTACGGTTAACCtcagcagggttagggttaacctcaGCAAGGTTAGGATTAACCTCAGCAAGGTTACGGTTAACCtcagcagggttagggttaacctcaGCAGGGTTAGTGTTAACCTCAGCAAGGTTAGGATTAACCTCAGCAAGGTTACGGTTAACCtcagcagggttagggttaacctcagcaaggttacggttaacctcagcagggttagggttaacctcagcagggttaggattaacctcagcagggttagggttaacctcagcagggttagggttaacctcaGCAAGGTTAGGATTAACCTCAGCAAGGTTACGGTTAACCtcagcagggttagggttaacctcaGCAGTGTTAGGATTAACCTCAGCAAGGTTTCGGTTAACCtcagcagggttagggttaacctcaGCAGGGTTAGGCAGTTAGCGTTAACCtcagcagggttagggttaacctcagcagggttaggattaacctcagcaaggttacggttaacctcagcagggttagggttaacctcagcagggttagggttaacctcaGCAAGGTTAGGATTAACCTCAGCAAGGTTACGGTTAACCtcagcagggttagggttaacctcaGCAGTGTTAGGATTAACCTCAGCAAGGTTACGGTTAACCTCAGCAGGGTTAGGATTAACCTCAGCAGGGTTAGGCAGTTAGCGTTAACCtcagcagggttagggttaacctcagcagggttaggattaacctcagcagggttaacctcagcagggttagggttaacctcagcagggttagggttaacctcaGCAAGGTTAGGCAGTTAGCGTTAACCTCAGCAGGGTTAGGATTAACCtcagcagggttagggttaacctcagcagggttagggttaacctcaGCAAGGTTAGGCAGTTAGCGTTAACCTCAGCAGGGTCAGGGTTAACCTCAGCAAGGTTAGGATTAACCTCAGCAGGGTCAGGGTTAACCTCAGCAAGGTTAGGATTAACCTCAGCAGGGTCAGGGTTAACCTCAGTAGAGTTGAATTCGATCAGTGCAAGTTCACAGCTGAGGCTTTATTGAAGATTCATATTTAAGTGTCCTCTTGAGACGGAGAGGGAAATCTCCCGCAGTCTGCCTGTCCCTGAACATCTCACCAGGCTTTAATCACTCAGCACTAATTGGTTGGTTTGACCAGATGTCCTGCGGGATCCGGAACTCCAGCAAAGTGAAATTATGAAGTAAAAGAATCGCAAGAGCTTCAAACTGAACAATTAGAGAGAAAATCATCAGCTCCAGTTCTCCTGATTCTGATCTCAGAgacactttaattatttttccttcttttctacACAAACCCTGAAGTAGAGAAATTAATTACTTCATATTAGTGTGCACAGGATACTCTGGTTCACTGACCACCTCCCTCCTTTCAGACCGGAAATCCTCTAAccttatatatattacattacattacataacattacataacattacatgtcatttagctgacgcttttatccaaagcgacttacaataagtgcattaaaccatgagtctaaactcagaacaacaagtaATAAGAACAAcctcaataaagttaaactactaagtgctatcagtaagagacatttaagtgctactaaagtgttaaactacaaagtgctatcggtaagagacatttaagtgctactaaagtgttaaactacaaagtgctattggtaagagacatttaagtgctactaaagtgttaaactacaaagtgctatcggtaagagacatttaagtgctactaaagtgttaaactacaaagtgctatcggtaagagacatttaagtgctgctaaagtgttaaactacaaagtgctatcagtaagagacatgtaagtgctactgaagtgttaaactacaaagtgctatcagtaagagacatttaagtgctactaaagtgctaaactacaaagtgctatcagtaagagacatgtaagtgctactaaagtgttaaactacaaagtgctatcagtaagagacatttaagtgctactaaagtgctaaactacaaagtgctatcagtaagagacatgtaagtgctactaaagtgttaaactacaaagggctatcagtaagagacatttaagtgctactagagtgctactacggctctaccttccctattcaaggtgtagtcactaagatgtgtttttagtctgtagagacttcctgtcctgatgtcaatggggagctcgttccaccaatgaggagccagcacagcaaacagtcttgactttgagtgtttagctcgaagtgaaggagctacaagctgattagCAGAAGCCGAGCTAGTATctctagtatatatatatatatatatatatatatatatatattgtatatatcaCTAGAGATACTAACATGTACTCAGAGGTTTTTCTGAAATGGGgattatttaatttagttatgAACGATTTCTAAGTAAATGAAGAAACTGCACTTGATAAGTTGTGATGAagaataacttttatttttgagcTTCCATCACAGCGAGCATGCAGCATCCATCTCTTATTTTCACAGATTAAACTATTTTTATAGCAgcagttattttctttttatcgGTCACAAAATGTACAGATTCTAGATGACATTCATGTTTCTACATTCAGATGGAAAAGATGAGAAATCCTCAGATGAGTTCTCAGGATTAAAAGACTCTTCAtctcagagaggaagaggacgaaaCACATGCGACGCCACACGGACACATTAATGGTGCTGGCTCgtcaatataatatataatatatatatatatatatatatatatatatatatattatatattcacatCAGTCCCAGATCCTCAATGAGCTCAGTTTGTCTTTAATAAAATACTTGTTCTTCTGTGTTTCGTATCAAGCCACCGAGGAGAAAATAATAtagaacataataataataataataataataataataataataataataataataataataacatactCTGCAATATTACACTTTTATCTGTAATAAATACACACTTTCAgattcacacaaaaacacaatcgGGTCGCACGCCAACAAACATGCTGAGAATCACTATAGCAACCAAACCATCacaatagcaacaacaacactctggtaatatacaatatatttctaGTCTGGTTCCGGTCTGGTTCaagtctggttcaggtctagttCAGGTTTGGTTCTGGTCTGGTTCTGATCTAgttcaggtctggttcaggtttgGTTCAAGTCTGGTTCCGGTCGGGTTCAAGTCTGATTCAGGTCTGGTTCAAGTCTGATTCAGGTCTGGTTCAAGTCTGATTCAGGTCTGGTTCAAGTCTGGTTCCGGTCGGGTTCAAGTCTGGTTCCGGTCAGGTCCAAGTCTGAttcaggtctggttcaggtctggttTGTGCTTCCAGGATGAATCCTGAAAACGGTCTCTTTGATGGAAGCTTCCTCTTTGGTGGCTCAACACTGTGGACGTTTGACTGCCCACTAAAGATGGAGGTAACCCCCTTCAGATAAAGGCTCTCCAGGATCGGTGAACCAGACTGAAGGGTTCTGGTCTTCAGGCAAAAGAAGGTTTTTATATTGTTGTCTGTTTAATGACCTGAGATCTTTTTCCACGTTTTAATATCCAAACATAAATGAAACAACATCTGCGTCCACTATGTGCACCATTAAGACTGGAAGCCATTTATTCTAACGGAAGGTGAGAGACCAGTGCCTCCTATGGCTGCTGCACATACTGACCGTCAGAACCTCAATAAACTGAACCTTCAGCACAACAGAAGTCAAATGATGGGAGGCTCAATGTAAACaaagtattttgtattatttagaaTGAGAAAACTACCAGTTTTATTCTGGTTTACACAAGTGACGATTATGACACAACAACCTTTACTCCTAATCACCTCCGCCCAACTTCATCACCTCCACCCAACTGCAACACCCCCACCCAACTGCATCAACCCCACCCAACTGCATCAACCCCACCCAACTGCATCACTCCACCCAACTGCAACACCCCCACCCAACTGCATCAACCCCACCCAACTGCAACACCCCCACCCAACTGCACCAACCCCACCCAACTGCATCAACCCCACCCAACTGCATCAACCCCACCCAACTGCATCACTCCACCTAACTGCAACACCCCCACCCAACTGCATCAACCCCATCCAACTGCATCACTCCACCCAATTGCAACACCCCCACCCAACTGCATCAACCCCACCCAACTGCAACACCCCCACCCAACTGCATCAACCCCATCCAACTGCATCACTCCACCCAACTGCAACACCCCCACCCAACTGCATCAACCCCATCCAACTGCATCAACCCCATCCAACTGCATCACTCCACCCAACTTCATCACCTCCACCCAACTGCAACACCCCCACTCAACTGCATCAACCCCACCCAACTGCATCAACCCCACCCAACTGCATCACTCCACCCAACTGCAACACCCCCACCCAACTGCATCAACCCCATCCAACTGCATCACTCCACCCAATTGCAACACCCCCACCCAACTGCATCAACCCCACCCAACTGCAACACCCCCACCCAACTGCATCAACCCCATCCAACTGCATCACTCCACCCAACTGCAACACCCCCACCCAACTGCATCAACCCCATCCAACTGCATCAACCCCATCCAACTGCATCACTCCACCCAACTTCATCACCTCCACCCAACTGCAACACCCCCACTCAACTGCATCAACCCCACCCAACTGCATCACTCCACCCAACTGCAACACCCCCACCTAACTGCATCACTCCACCCAATTGCAACACTCCACTCAACTGCATCAACCCCACCCAACTGCATCAACCCCACCCAACTGCATTACTCCACCCAACTGCAACACCCCCACCCAACTGCATCAACCCCATCCAACTGCATCACTCCACCCAACTTCATCACCTCCACCCAACTGCAACACCCCCACTCAACTGCATCAACCCCACCCAACTGCATCACTCCACCCAACTGCAACACCCCCACCCAACTGCATCATTCCACCCAACTTCATCACCTCCACCCAACTGCATCCTTATTCATGTCGGTTGACTTTCTGTTTATAAAGTGTTGGATTCCGTGAAAGGCTGATGCTGAGAAACTCTGTTTTAACACTTTGTATATACGTCTTTTATGTTGAGTAAAACTGTCCCGAGTGTTGAGCCACCGAGCATCGAACCTGACCCTCCTGGATAGAAACCTTCATCTCTTACAGCTCCAACCTTCCATCAGCCCAAGAAATGCAGAGCAACATGGTCCAAGCAGCTGTCCAGGGTCTATGCTAATaaggcttttgttttgaaaaggtaAGAGACTAATCCTTGAACCTGCGTCCCTGCAAACTTTTATAATAGTTCTCCTGTTCAGTCTGGTTACGAATCTCTTGATCCAACAGAACTAGTGCTGTCTTGCGTCTCATGGCCATCTCCTTGCGCTGAGTGTCTGCTTGCATCTCCACCTGCGGGTGATGGGGGGTCTGATCATGGCCGACTGCGGTGCATCGCGAGGCGGATCGGTGGGGCCGGAAACTACTGCCGCGGGCGGCAGAGTCTCCTCGGTTCAGACTATTGAGGTCGTAGGTGTCTCGAGGGTCGCCCCCATTGGATGCTCCCGTCCACTCCCACGGGGCACTGTTACCTGCAAGGGACGGGGCTTGAAGAGGGGGTTGGGCTTGGACAACAGGATGGTGAGCGGCATGGGCATCCACAGTGATGATACCCGACCCCTCTCGCTGCTGCTCAGAGGGGGGGCGGTAGTGCGGAGAGTCTGTGGTTGAGGAGGTGCCGgaacaggtggaggtggtctcAGAGGATCTTTCCcctgaggaagaagaggggaggaggcccTGCTGCTTCGACATGGCAATGACCTGCATGAGTCGTGGCTGATTGGTGGCCCCATGGCCTGAGCCCTCTCTGCTGGTCTTCTCTCGAATGGCGAGCCACTTGGCCCGGGTCAGGGCGCTTTTTGGGGACACCGGTGGGGGTCCAGCTTCAGGAATCTGTGGTGGTCTGGGAGTTGCCACAGCTTTGGCGCCCCCTGGAGGCGGAGTAGGGTTACGACAGGAGGCCGCCCTCCCAGACTGCACTGCGGCCTGGTATATGGGGACCTGAGACCCCCCCTCGTCTGTGCCCACTGAGCCCACCTCAGATCCGTCCTCGCTGGCCTCATGGTCCGTCTCGTCCCGGACACTCAGACCTCTCATCTCCATCGACTTTTGCTTCCACTCCGTCACCAGCTGCTGCGAACGCATGGGGTCCATGGGAACCTGCACGGCCTTCAGACGCCGCTGCACCGGCTGGACCGGCAGCACCTGCTGCACCTGCTGCACCGGTTCCTCTGGCCCGGAGTTGGCCCCCAGCACCCCATTCACATTAATGCTAGCCCTCGGCAGCGTGTTACTGAAGGTCAGCATGGTCTCCTTCCCCATGGGGCTGCGAGGAGCCAGCAGCTCTACGTCCACGCTGGCCCTCTTCAAGCTACCCATGGAGGCCTTCTCCCTCTGCAGGGGTCCCAGGCCCTCCAGCCGGTCCATGGGGGCCGGAACCACCGCTATCTCATCGTGACTCTCCGAGGCAGAGGCGGGGCCCTTGTTGTAGACGGAATCGTGTCCTCGCTCAGTCAGCGCTCGCAGAGGGTCCTCCTTTggcggtgggggtgggggggtaaaagtgatgtcatcagagGATTTGAAGTTGGCCACAGCGTGAAATGCCTGAAGAAGAAAAGCTAGATGATGTCACACTGATGAGAAAGAAACCTAAAAATTAACTCATCAAGAATTCAAGGTTTGCTGCGTAACTTTAAGTCCTTGTTATGAAAGACACtggtgtaatatatataatatatatattataacaaatcacctctggccaaatcAATCACTACTTTACACCTTTGCATTATTGTTGAGAAcgttcatttattattattcaattccatttttatatattatataatattgctttacctgtatgtataaatgctgctgtcaTTAAACAATTTCCCCTtgcaggattaataaagtaactaactaactatctatctatctatctatctatcctctCACCattgttatgattattataattatcataatcattgttattattatcattattattatctagtTATAGTTTAAACCTGGTTGGTGTTTAAACCTAGTTAGTGTTGAAAGGGTTTTAtaaaaccagcttccactttcagtcctggaggcagacacagtcacctcattcaagaatagacttaagactttcctctttaatagtgcttatagttagggctgaatcaggtttgccctggtccagccccttgatatgctgctataggcttatagcctgctgggggatgttttaggatacactgagcacctatctcctcttctctctctccttatggatgaatttacatctctccattgcaccttattaactctgcttcctccccggagtctttgtgtcttctcg from Cyclopterus lumpus isolate fCycLum1 chromosome 4, fCycLum1.pri, whole genome shotgun sequence includes the following:
- the plppr3b gene encoding phospholipid phosphatase-related protein type 3, which gives rise to MMNSEKMKKKPPKDSLTLLPCFYFVELPIVASSMVSLYFLELTDVVQPAQVGFRCHDRELSMPYVDGGDELIPLLMLLSLAFAGPAASIMLVEGLIYCLQSRLKIHRPEGSINAGGCNFNSFLRRTVRFVGVHVFGLCATALVTDIIQLSTGYHAPFFLTVCKPNYTQVGVSCDRNAYITKDICSGHDQHAIMAARKTFPSQHATLSAFAAVYVSMYFNSTISDSTKLLKPVLVFGFSMTAALAGLTQVTQHRSHPIDVHVGFLIGAFVAAYLAFHAVANFKSSDDITFTPPPPPPKEDPLRALTERGHDSVYNKGPASASESHDEIAVVPAPMDRLEGLGPLQREKASMGSLKRASVDVELLAPRSPMGKETMLTFSNTLPRASINVNGVLGANSGPEEPVQQVQQVLPVQPVQRRLKAVQVPMDPMRSQQLVTEWKQKSMEMRGLSVRDETDHEASEDGSEVGSVGTDEGGSQVPIYQAAVQSGRAASCRNPTPPPGGAKAVATPRPPQIPEAGPPPVSPKSALTRAKWLAIREKTSREGSGHGATNQPRLMQVIAMSKQQGLLPSSSSGERSSETTSTCSGTSSTTDSPHYRPPSEQQREGSGIITVDAHAAHHPVVQAQPPLQAPSLAGNSAPWEWTGASNGGDPRDTYDLNSLNRGDSAARGSSFRPHRSASRCTAVGHDQTPHHPQVEMQADTQRKEMAMRRKTALVLLDQEIRNQTEQENYYKSLQGRRFKD